A single window of Archangium gephyra DNA harbors:
- a CDS encoding RebB family R body protein: MMADGDKVILATLGAEAELVRLGTAVADVLAKLNEVSAQQQRTILQLVVDARVASESVRGPTSEPKSASLPPIEPAQSVPPAERAPESGSPSAHPDEARARALASVYEAAAQALGLAFQNAVANQQQLNTLGQAALSQSAVLVLSAGSSGESQGASQPASVLKAG; the protein is encoded by the coding sequence ATGATGGCGGATGGTGACAAGGTGATTCTGGCGACGCTCGGCGCCGAGGCGGAGTTGGTGCGGCTCGGGACGGCGGTGGCCGACGTGCTGGCGAAGCTCAACGAGGTCTCCGCGCAGCAGCAGCGGACCATTCTGCAACTCGTGGTGGATGCGCGCGTGGCCAGTGAGTCCGTGCGTGGCCCCACGTCCGAGCCGAAGTCTGCCTCCCTTCCCCCCATCGAGCCCGCGCAGTCCGTGCCTCCGGCGGAGCGGGCCCCGGAGTCCGGCTCGCCCTCGGCCCACCCCGACGAGGCGCGCGCGCGGGCCCTGGCCTCCGTCTACGAGGCGGCGGCGCAGGCGCTCGGCCTGGCCTTCCAGAACGCCGTGGCCAACCAGCAGCAACTCAACACCCTGGGGCAGGCGGCGCTGAGCCAGTCGGCCGTGCTCGTGCTCTCGGCCGGCTCCTCCGGTGAGTCCCAGGGCGCGTCCCAGCCGGCCAGCGTCCTCAAGGCCGGCTGA
- the gloA gene encoding lactoylglutathione lyase — translation MRILHTMLRVGDLDKSLDFYTRVLGMQLLRRKDYPEGKFTLAFVGYGPEDTHPALELTHNWDTSKYELGNAYGHIALGVKDIHGTCDTIRKAGGKVVREPGPMKHGTTVIAFVEDPDGYRVELIQQDT, via the coding sequence ATGCGAATCCTCCACACCATGCTGCGCGTGGGCGACCTCGACAAGTCGCTCGACTTCTACACCCGTGTCCTCGGCATGCAGCTGTTGCGCCGCAAGGACTACCCGGAGGGCAAGTTCACCCTGGCCTTCGTGGGCTATGGCCCCGAGGACACCCACCCGGCCCTCGAGCTCACCCACAACTGGGACACCTCGAAGTACGAGCTGGGCAATGCCTACGGCCACATCGCCCTGGGAGTGAAGGACATCCACGGCACCTGCGACACCATCCGCAAGGCCGGCGGCAAGGTGGTGCGCGAGCCGGGCCCCATGAAGCACGGCACCACCGTCATCGCCTTCGTCGAGGACCCGGATGGCTACCGGGTGGAGCTCATCCAGCAGGACACGTGA